Proteins from a genomic interval of uncultured Desulfuromusa sp.:
- a CDS encoding CaiB/BaiF CoA-transferase family protein → MRPLDGITVVSLEHAIAAPFATRQLADLGARVIKIERPGVGDFARGYDETVYGQASHFVWTNRSKESLTLDLKHPEVQHIMAKLLETADVFVQNLAPGAVERLGLGEKDLTERYPRLVICNISGYGNSGPYRDKKAYDLLIQSEAGLVSVTGTPATPSKAGISIADIAAGMNAFSGILSALYLREKTGVGGSVEVSLLESLGEWMGYPLYYSHYGGSSPKRNGAMHAAIFPYGSFRTGDGKDVMLGLQNEREWEKFCNQVLLSPRLKDDPRFDSNSRRVANMEKLTAIIHAAFEDLDSGQVVERLENAGIANARINDMEEVWNHPQFAARQRWRDVPTPAGLIQALLPPATFSAFEMRMDAVPGLGEQSASILSEIGYSAKDIASLQADNAI, encoded by the coding sequence ATGCGCCCGCTGGATGGAATAACCGTTGTTTCTCTGGAACATGCCATTGCTGCACCATTTGCAACGCGACAGCTGGCTGATCTGGGAGCTCGGGTGATTAAAATCGAGCGTCCGGGTGTTGGGGACTTTGCTCGGGGGTACGATGAGACAGTATATGGTCAGGCCTCACATTTTGTCTGGACTAACCGATCAAAAGAAAGCCTGACCCTTGATCTGAAACACCCGGAGGTTCAGCATATTATGGCCAAGCTGCTCGAGACAGCTGACGTCTTTGTGCAAAATCTGGCTCCTGGAGCCGTAGAGAGACTGGGGTTGGGGGAAAAAGATCTGACCGAACGTTACCCTCGTTTGGTGATCTGCAATATCTCTGGTTACGGTAACAGCGGCCCCTATCGGGACAAAAAGGCCTATGATTTGCTGATTCAAAGTGAAGCCGGCCTGGTATCCGTGACTGGAACGCCTGCCACACCATCCAAGGCTGGGATTTCAATTGCCGATATTGCTGCCGGGATGAACGCTTTCAGTGGCATTCTGAGTGCTCTTTACCTGCGGGAAAAAACAGGGGTGGGTGGCAGCGTTGAAGTGTCGTTGTTGGAGTCCCTTGGTGAATGGATGGGGTACCCATTGTATTACAGCCATTATGGTGGCAGTTCACCCAAGCGAAACGGAGCCATGCATGCGGCGATTTTTCCCTATGGATCCTTTCGAACCGGCGACGGCAAAGATGTCATGCTCGGGCTGCAAAACGAGCGGGAATGGGAAAAATTCTGTAACCAGGTTCTGTTGTCCCCCAGGCTGAAAGATGATCCGCGTTTTGATTCCAACTCTAGGCGGGTTGCCAACATGGAGAAATTGACAGCGATTATCCATGCTGCTTTCGAAGATCTTGATTCCGGTCAGGTCGTGGAGCGACTTGAAAACGCAGGTATTGCCAATGCCAGGATCAATGATATGGAAGAGGTCTGGAATCATCCTCAGTTCGCTGCGCGTCAACGCTGGAGGGATGTTCCTACTCCCGCAGGACTGATTCAAGCTCTATTGCCGCCAGCAACATTTTCTGCTTTTGAGATGCGTATGGATGCTGTTCCCGGACTTGGTGAACAATCGGCCTCGATTCTGTCCGAGATAGGCTACAGCGCAAAAGATATTGCCAGTTTGCAAGCCGATAACGCAATTTAA
- the larB gene encoding nickel pincer cofactor biosynthesis protein LarB codes for MNHKELGRLLQSLADGQISVDDGVERLKHLPFEDLGIAQIDHHRELRQGVPEVILGDSKSPDQLKIILSAMAKRNQNILVTRLDHEKAKELCNLFPEGEYDSDARTFCLLQQPIEITGQGKIVVICAGTSDLPVAREAVITARMLGNEVEELIDVGVAGIHRLLARQKLLNEAAVLIVIAGMEGALPSVVGGLVAAPVIAVPTSVGYGASFGGVAALLGMLNSCAGGVTVVNIDNGFGAAFAANRINQKNG; via the coding sequence ATGAACCATAAAGAACTGGGAAGGCTGTTGCAATCCCTGGCAGATGGACAGATCAGTGTTGATGATGGTGTCGAACGCCTGAAGCACCTCCCGTTTGAAGATTTGGGCATCGCACAGATTGATCATCACCGCGAACTCCGGCAGGGGGTTCCGGAAGTTATTCTCGGCGACAGTAAAAGTCCGGATCAACTGAAAATAATTCTTTCTGCAATGGCAAAACGGAATCAGAACATTCTGGTCACCCGTCTGGATCATGAGAAAGCAAAGGAACTGTGTAATCTGTTTCCTGAAGGAGAGTACGATAGTGATGCGCGCACCTTCTGTCTGCTTCAACAACCAATAGAGATCACCGGGCAGGGTAAAATTGTGGTCATCTGTGCAGGGACCTCTGATCTGCCTGTTGCCCGTGAAGCGGTGATAACGGCCAGAATGCTCGGCAATGAAGTTGAAGAGCTGATTGATGTTGGTGTTGCAGGAATCCATCGTTTACTGGCCCGTCAGAAGTTACTCAACGAAGCCGCCGTTTTGATTGTTATTGCCGGAATGGAAGGAGCCCTGCCGTCCGTTGTTGGCGGACTTGTTGCCGCTCCGGTCATCGCCGTTCCTACTTCGGTGGGCTATGGCGCGTCTTTCGGTGGTGTAGCTGCGCTTCTCGGAATGCTGAATTCATGTGCCGGCGGAGTGACTGTTGTCAATATAGACAATGGCTTTGGTGCCGCATTTGCAGCAAATCGGATTAATCAAAAAAATGGATAA
- a CDS encoding MaoC family dehydratase, with translation MSVKEGWKGRFFEDFELGDIYPHPLGRTVLTVDNSWFTLLTQNTAPIHFDHHYSAQTEFGKPLVDSTFTLALVTGQSVTDISQNVMANLGWDKVKLPNPVFEGDTIYSQSEVLDKRESRSRDNVGIVTVKTTGFNQDGVVVITFERVLMVYRRGCAPAIARIVLDKTP, from the coding sequence ATGAGTGTGAAAGAAGGTTGGAAGGGTCGATTTTTTGAAGATTTTGAACTTGGTGATATCTATCCTCATCCCCTGGGACGTACGGTCCTGACGGTGGATAACAGCTGGTTTACCCTGCTGACGCAAAACACCGCTCCAATTCATTTCGACCATCATTATTCAGCACAGACGGAATTCGGTAAGCCATTGGTGGATTCGACCTTTACTCTGGCGCTGGTCACCGGACAGAGCGTTACAGATATCTCGCAAAATGTCATGGCAAACCTCGGTTGGGATAAGGTCAAATTACCGAATCCCGTGTTTGAAGGGGATACGATATATTCCCAGTCTGAAGTTTTGGATAAAAGGGAATCCAGGTCGCGGGACAACGTCGGGATCGTCACCGTGAAAACCACAGGTTTCAATCAGGATGGTGTTGTTGTGATCACTTTTGAGCGTGTGTTGATGGTTTATCGCCGCGGGTGTGCTCCTGCGATTGCTCGAATCGTTTTGGATAAAACACCATGA
- the larC gene encoding nickel pincer cofactor biosynthesis protein LarC, giving the protein MKTLYLDAFSGISGDMVLGLLLDLGVEQQTLERELAKLPISGYTLEVGREQRHGIEGTRLQVQCEETHHHRSWSTIDTMLSASELQPPVKQMSRNFFRRLGEAEAKVHGIDINRVHFHEVGAVDAIVDLVGAAIGLQLLGIDKIFCSPLPLSRGMSHCAHGALPLPAPATLEILRGKPTCDSYNDKELVTPTGATIAASAEFSPLPALPLGKTGYGVGGWELEDRPNLLRGILYEDDGSLHKPHRVQVLETNIDDSTPEQLGNLMDLLLSAGALDVSYTTLHMKKNRPGQLLTVICRPELASPLARLVMRESSSIGVRSTACDRYQLNRHQAKVMTEFGEAGVKVIYEGSRFLRFAAEYDDCRELSRKSGQPLQQIYRRVEAAAYEQLDLTTKEKFDD; this is encoded by the coding sequence ATGAAAACGCTTTACCTTGATGCCTTTTCCGGGATTTCCGGTGACATGGTTCTTGGCCTGTTGCTGGATCTCGGAGTCGAACAACAGACCCTTGAACGGGAGCTCGCCAAACTACCAATTTCCGGGTACACACTTGAAGTTGGGCGCGAACAGCGACATGGAATCGAAGGGACCCGATTGCAAGTACAATGTGAAGAAACACATCACCACCGGAGTTGGAGTACCATTGATACAATGTTATCAGCCAGTGAACTGCAGCCACCGGTCAAGCAGATGTCTCGCAATTTTTTCCGCCGCCTGGGAGAGGCTGAAGCCAAGGTCCACGGGATTGATATCAACCGGGTGCACTTTCACGAAGTGGGAGCTGTCGATGCCATTGTCGATCTCGTGGGTGCAGCAATAGGCCTGCAGCTGCTCGGAATTGATAAAATTTTTTGTTCTCCCCTGCCCCTATCACGCGGCATGAGTCATTGTGCCCATGGGGCATTGCCTCTTCCAGCTCCGGCAACGCTGGAAATTTTACGCGGAAAACCCACTTGCGACAGTTACAACGACAAAGAACTTGTAACCCCAACCGGAGCAACGATTGCAGCATCGGCTGAATTCAGTCCCTTACCCGCATTGCCTCTGGGAAAAACCGGTTATGGTGTTGGTGGGTGGGAGCTGGAAGACCGCCCTAACCTTTTGCGCGGCATCCTCTATGAAGACGATGGGTCTCTCCATAAACCTCACAGGGTACAAGTTCTTGAAACGAATATCGACGACAGCACTCCGGAACAGCTGGGCAACCTTATGGATCTTTTGCTCTCTGCCGGAGCTCTGGACGTCAGCTATACAACTCTGCATATGAAAAAAAATCGTCCCGGACAACTCCTGACGGTGATCTGTCGCCCTGAGCTGGCATCACCATTAGCTCGTCTGGTTATGCGAGAAAGCAGCTCAATCGGCGTGCGTAGCACAGCTTGCGATCGCTATCAACTCAACCGTCATCAAGCGAAAGTGATGACTGAGTTTGGAGAAGCCGGGGTCAAAGTCATTTATGAAGGCTCACGGTTTTTACGCTTTGCAGCAGAATATGATGATTGCCGGGAATTATCTCGAAAAAGTGGACAACCATTGCAGCAGATTTACCGGCGAGTAGAAGCAGCAGCTTACGAACAACTGGATTTGACGACCAAGGAGAAGTTTGATGACTGA
- a CDS encoding sigma 54-interacting transcriptional regulator, with the protein MRPKILVTSPYPQFTQLVNQVARERQLDVKIIEALLEKAAKLVYEEVQSAEYEVVVSRGGTAAAIREVVDIPVVTAEFNDFDLLRALWQAKNFGDKIAYLGSAYREAYEFDELMEIIGVELKQYTYRNSNDFAEQISRAAEDGFKVVISGAEWGQSLANDVGMKGMIIYSSLRSVTQALERAEEVLSIRRRDKEYSRRLSTMIQAVDEGVVCIDAKDNIIFANEMAEDLLKFNCSQASGNKIRDDKKVLLKLLKLPMGAGQKCFINGTDLVVNRAKVSDQKEYFGEVFTLQKISQLQQLEQKIRKESHRKGLVARFSFADILTQDEAMGDIVEKAENFSGVDSTVLIIGESGCGKELFSQSIHRASNRYNGPFVAVNCAALPEELLESELFGYEDGAFTGARKGGKPGLFELAHGGTIFLDEIGSISLGVQARLLRVLQEREVMRIGGESVIPVDVRCIAATNKNLQKAVRRGDFRSDLYFRLNVLKLELPSLKDRSGDILLLAEHFLAEFNQKFGKKINGIPEDLVAWMQAYSWPGNIRELGNFMERLVILTDHGTLDRKWVQQLIAEADEGIICDSKNNGRRIAVSIGTLEEMEKQLINAINEKAQGNRSELAKLLGISRTTLWKKLNNQEGSD; encoded by the coding sequence TTGAGACCAAAAATTCTAGTAACTTCCCCATATCCCCAGTTTACGCAGCTTGTTAATCAGGTCGCCCGAGAAAGACAACTGGATGTTAAAATTATCGAAGCGTTGCTGGAAAAGGCCGCCAAACTTGTTTACGAGGAAGTCCAGAGTGCCGAATATGAAGTTGTCGTGAGCCGCGGAGGAACGGCTGCGGCTATCAGGGAGGTTGTCGATATTCCTGTTGTGACGGCCGAGTTTAATGATTTTGATTTGCTGCGTGCCCTATGGCAGGCAAAAAATTTCGGAGACAAAATTGCTTACCTTGGTTCGGCCTACCGGGAAGCATATGAGTTTGACGAGCTGATGGAGATTATTGGTGTTGAGTTGAAACAATATACTTACCGGAATTCAAATGATTTTGCTGAACAGATCAGTAGGGCTGCTGAAGATGGCTTTAAGGTTGTTATCAGTGGCGCTGAATGGGGCCAGAGTCTGGCGAATGATGTCGGTATGAAAGGGATGATTATTTATTCCAGCCTGCGTTCGGTAACCCAGGCACTTGAAAGGGCAGAAGAAGTTCTTTCCATCAGACGTCGCGATAAGGAATATTCGCGCCGCCTGAGCACTATGATTCAAGCTGTAGATGAGGGGGTTGTCTGTATCGATGCAAAAGACAATATCATTTTTGCCAATGAAATGGCTGAAGACCTTCTAAAATTTAATTGCTCTCAGGCCTCGGGAAACAAGATTCGTGATGACAAGAAGGTCCTTTTGAAATTGCTCAAACTTCCGATGGGGGCAGGGCAAAAATGCTTTATCAATGGCACCGATCTGGTTGTTAATCGCGCGAAAGTCAGTGATCAGAAAGAGTATTTTGGTGAGGTTTTTACCTTACAAAAAATATCGCAATTGCAACAACTGGAACAAAAAATCCGTAAGGAATCACATCGCAAGGGCTTGGTTGCAAGGTTTAGTTTCGCAGATATTCTGACTCAGGATGAAGCCATGGGCGATATTGTCGAAAAGGCTGAGAATTTCTCAGGAGTTGATTCAACTGTTTTGATTATTGGTGAAAGCGGTTGTGGTAAGGAACTGTTTTCTCAAAGCATCCATCGAGCCAGCAATCGCTATAACGGGCCTTTTGTTGCTGTAAACTGTGCAGCTTTGCCTGAGGAGCTTTTGGAAAGCGAGTTGTTTGGATACGAAGATGGTGCTTTTACCGGTGCCAGAAAGGGGGGGAAGCCAGGCCTTTTTGAATTGGCTCATGGAGGAACGATCTTTCTGGACGAAATCGGCAGTATCTCTTTGGGTGTTCAGGCGCGTTTACTCAGAGTTCTGCAAGAGCGCGAGGTTATGAGGATTGGTGGAGAAAGTGTTATCCCTGTTGATGTCAGATGTATTGCAGCGACAAACAAGAATCTACAAAAAGCGGTCAGGAGAGGAGATTTCCGCAGTGATCTCTATTTTCGCTTAAATGTCCTTAAGCTTGAGCTGCCGTCGCTGAAAGATCGCAGCGGAGATATCCTTCTGCTTGCGGAACATTTTCTGGCTGAATTTAACCAAAAGTTTGGCAAAAAGATCAACGGGATCCCTGAGGATCTTGTCGCCTGGATGCAAGCGTATAGCTGGCCTGGAAATATTCGGGAATTAGGGAATTTCATGGAACGCCTAGTGATTTTGACCGATCATGGAACGCTCGATAGAAAATGGGTACAGCAGCTGATTGCAGAGGCTGACGAAGGGATTATCTGCGACAGTAAGAATAATGGCAGGCGTATCGCGGTCAGTATTGGTACTCTTGAAGAGATGGAGAAGCAACTGATTAATGCGATTAACGAGAAGGCTCAGGGTAACCGCTCAGAATTGGCTAAACTGCTTGGTATCAGTCGTACAACCCTGTGGAAGAAACTAAACAATCAGGAAGGGAGTGACTAA
- a CDS encoding MmgE/PrpD family protein yields MNKIVANPTQELAEFLVDFRYEDLPDHIVARTEDLLLDWFGSVLAGRNARQIQILEGFAAAMGPKGGSSDIFVSRKRTSPFFAALINAASSHYAEQDDVHNGSVFHPGTVVFPAVVAAAQERGSSGRDLIVAAVAGYEAGIRIGEALGRSHYKIFHTTGTAGTLAAAVGVARILGADAGQMLNALGSSGTMAAGLWEFLRDGADSKQLHTGKAAADGLLAAYIALDGFTGARKIIEGEQGMTAGMSQDADPTLLVDGLGSRWAIGETSFKFHASCRHTHPAADALLALMTKFQLTAQDIVEVIAHVHQGAIDVLGPVTNPQSVHQSKFSMGFVLAMIALNGRAGVSEFTDTALNDPAVRDFSAKVKMVLDTRVDQAYPKRWLGHVEAVTRDGQRLEMQVDTPKGDPENSLSRAELEEKAMRLAVSQGGATVEEMQGIIAGIWKLRDMVDTKIFFNV; encoded by the coding sequence ATGAACAAAATTGTGGCAAATCCAACTCAAGAGCTGGCGGAATTCCTGGTTGATTTTCGTTATGAAGATCTCCCCGATCATATTGTTGCCCGCACCGAGGATCTGTTGCTGGACTGGTTCGGTTCCGTACTTGCTGGTCGCAATGCTCGCCAGATACAGATTCTTGAAGGTTTTGCTGCGGCAATGGGACCAAAGGGCGGAAGTAGCGACATTTTCGTATCCCGCAAGCGAACTTCGCCGTTTTTTGCCGCTCTTATCAACGCGGCATCTTCACATTATGCAGAACAAGATGATGTGCATAACGGTTCTGTTTTTCACCCCGGAACAGTGGTCTTTCCTGCTGTCGTTGCTGCGGCGCAAGAGCGTGGAAGTTCCGGGCGTGATCTGATTGTGGCGGCCGTTGCCGGATATGAAGCCGGGATTCGGATCGGCGAGGCTCTGGGGCGATCTCACTATAAAATCTTTCATACCACCGGAACCGCCGGAACTCTGGCCGCAGCTGTCGGTGTTGCCAGGATTCTGGGAGCTGACGCCGGTCAGATGTTGAATGCTTTGGGCTCCTCGGGAACCATGGCTGCCGGACTTTGGGAATTTCTGCGTGATGGTGCCGATTCAAAGCAATTGCATACAGGCAAAGCCGCTGCTGATGGTTTGTTGGCTGCTTATATTGCTCTTGACGGTTTTACCGGTGCCCGAAAAATTATCGAGGGCGAACAGGGGATGACCGCCGGCATGTCACAGGATGCCGACCCGACTTTGCTTGTCGATGGTTTGGGAAGCCGGTGGGCGATTGGAGAAACTTCCTTTAAGTTCCATGCCAGCTGTCGTCATACTCATCCGGCTGCCGATGCTTTGTTGGCGTTGATGACCAAATTCCAGTTGACGGCACAGGATATCGTCGAAGTTATTGCCCACGTTCATCAAGGGGCAATCGATGTCCTCGGTCCGGTGACGAACCCACAGTCGGTTCATCAGTCTAAATTTTCTATGGGTTTTGTTCTGGCAATGATCGCCCTCAATGGTCGTGCTGGGGTTTCGGAATTTACGGATACAGCCCTCAACGATCCGGCGGTCAGGGACTTTTCCGCTAAAGTGAAAATGGTCTTGGACACCAGGGTCGACCAGGCTTACCCGAAACGCTGGTTGGGTCATGTTGAAGCTGTTACGCGTGATGGACAGCGGCTGGAAATGCAGGTTGATACTCCCAAAGGCGATCCTGAAAACAGCCTGTCCCGTGCGGAGTTGGAAGAAAAAGCGATGCGCCTGGCAGTCAGCCAGGGGGGGGCGACGGTGGAAGAGATGCAAGGGATTATTGCCGGGATCTGGAAGTTGAGAGACATGGTTGACACGAAGATTTTTTTCAACGTTTGA
- a CDS encoding lactate utilization protein codes for MDESLRWHRQLLLEKTAAALHDNGFSAALFANRQEVRPFLIEAAKDASVVGFGGSMTLAQMGIAGELKRAGKTLLIHGRSGLDPAERFALMRRQLSCDVFFSSTNALTIKGQLVNIDGTGNRVGAMAFGPPKVVLIVGVNKIAHDLDSALRRIKEVVVPPNAHRMGYAPPCTKTGFCVDCNSPERVCRITTIIERQPRDTQITVCLVNENLGY; via the coding sequence ATGGACGAGAGTTTACGTTGGCATCGCCAGCTGCTATTAGAAAAAACCGCAGCTGCTTTGCATGATAATGGTTTCAGTGCCGCTCTGTTCGCTAATCGACAGGAGGTTCGTCCATTTTTAATTGAGGCGGCCAAAGACGCTTCAGTTGTGGGTTTCGGTGGTTCGATGACACTTGCACAGATGGGTATTGCCGGAGAACTGAAGCGGGCCGGGAAAACCCTGCTTATTCATGGTCGTTCCGGTCTGGACCCGGCAGAGCGTTTTGCCTTGATGCGCCGCCAGTTGAGCTGTGATGTTTTTTTCAGTAGTACCAACGCCCTGACGATTAAGGGGCAGCTTGTCAATATCGATGGTACGGGGAACCGGGTCGGTGCGATGGCTTTTGGCCCGCCAAAGGTGGTGCTTATTGTCGGGGTCAATAAGATTGCGCACGATCTTGATAGCGCCCTGCGGCGGATCAAGGAGGTGGTTGTCCCGCCGAATGCCCATCGCATGGGCTATGCTCCCCCCTGTACGAAGACGGGGTTTTGTGTTGATTGCAACTCGCCGGAACGGGTTTGCCGGATCACGACGATCATCGAAAGACAGCCGCGGGACACGCAGATCACCGTTTGTCTTGTTAATGAAAACCTTGGCTATTAA
- a CDS encoding HDIG domain-containing metalloprotein — protein sequence MEYGINRERSLELLNQYLNSPNLIKHSLASEAVMRALARHFSEDEELWGLTGLLHDLDVELTLDAPTRHTHETVRILREEGVAEEIIAAIRMHNELAHNDKRSERFHHALAAGETITGLIIATALVYPDKKLASVKPKSVRKRYKEKQFAAGADRIIIAECELIGIPIPDFCDLSLEAMQAISSDLGL from the coding sequence ATGGAGTATGGAATCAATCGCGAACGGTCCCTGGAGTTGCTTAACCAATATCTAAATAGTCCCAATTTAATAAAACATTCTCTGGCCAGTGAAGCCGTCATGCGGGCATTGGCACGTCATTTTTCAGAGGATGAGGAACTCTGGGGGCTCACCGGCTTACTGCACGACCTTGATGTTGAACTCACGCTGGATGCCCCCACCCGTCACACCCATGAAACTGTTCGCATCCTCCGAGAAGAAGGGGTTGCAGAAGAGATTATCGCAGCAATCCGGATGCATAACGAACTGGCCCACAATGATAAAAGGAGCGAGCGCTTCCACCACGCTCTGGCAGCCGGAGAAACCATTACCGGACTGATTATTGCGACGGCACTGGTCTATCCGGATAAAAAGCTCGCCAGCGTAAAACCGAAATCGGTCCGCAAACGCTACAAGGAAAAACAGTTTGCCGCCGGAGCAGATCGGATCATTATCGCCGAATGTGAATTAATCGGGATTCCCATTCCCGATTTCTGCGATCTCAGTCTGGAAGCTATGCAGGCAATCTCTTCCGATCTCGGGTTGTAA
- a CDS encoding acyl-CoA dehydrogenase family protein — protein sequence MIESELSAEIRSAMRDLCSCYPSEYWRKIDEARGYPEEFVTALTEAGWLAALIPEEYGGSGLGIADASIILEEINRSGGNSGACHAQMYTMGTLLRHGSNEQKEKYLPKIASGELRLQSFGVTEPNSGTDTTKLQTTAVLKGDHYVVNGQKVWTSRVQHSDLMILLARTTPLKEVKKKSLGLSVFLVDLREVNEDELTVRPIINLMNHETNEVFFDNLKIPANSLIGEENMGFKYILDGMNAERILIAAECIGDGRWFTEKSSSYANERVVFDRPIGQNQGIQFPIARAYINVEAADLMRFRAAQLFDEGKPCGKEANMAKLLAADASWEAANVAIQTHGGFGFAAEYDIERKFRETKLYQVAPISTNLILSYIGQHVLDMPRSY from the coding sequence ATGATTGAATCGGAATTAAGTGCGGAGATTCGTTCCGCAATGCGCGATTTGTGCAGTTGTTATCCAAGTGAATATTGGAGAAAAATTGACGAAGCCCGGGGTTATCCAGAAGAATTTGTCACTGCGCTGACTGAGGCCGGTTGGTTGGCTGCGCTGATCCCCGAAGAATATGGTGGCTCCGGCTTAGGGATTGCTGATGCTTCAATTATTCTTGAAGAAATCAATCGGTCAGGGGGCAACTCTGGTGCCTGCCACGCCCAGATGTATACGATGGGTACTTTACTGCGTCATGGCTCGAACGAACAAAAGGAAAAATATCTGCCCAAGATCGCCAGCGGCGAATTACGTTTACAGTCCTTCGGAGTAACTGAGCCGAATTCTGGAACCGATACGACTAAACTGCAGACGACCGCTGTGCTTAAAGGCGATCATTATGTCGTTAATGGCCAGAAAGTCTGGACTTCTCGGGTTCAGCATTCCGATCTGATGATTCTTCTGGCCCGAACGACCCCTCTGAAAGAGGTGAAGAAGAAATCGTTGGGGTTATCTGTTTTTCTGGTCGACTTGCGCGAAGTCAATGAAGATGAGCTGACCGTTAGGCCGATTATTAATTTGATGAACCACGAAACCAATGAAGTTTTTTTCGACAATCTTAAGATCCCTGCGAACAGTCTGATTGGCGAAGAAAATATGGGGTTCAAATATATCCTTGACGGGATGAACGCTGAGCGGATTCTTATTGCTGCTGAATGTATTGGCGATGGCCGCTGGTTTACCGAGAAGTCCTCCTCTTATGCCAATGAGCGGGTCGTATTTGACCGACCTATTGGTCAGAATCAAGGTATTCAATTCCCGATTGCCAGAGCTTATATCAATGTTGAAGCAGCAGATCTGATGCGCTTTCGGGCCGCTCAATTGTTTGACGAGGGCAAGCCCTGCGGCAAGGAAGCCAATATGGCGAAACTACTTGCTGCGGATGCTTCTTGGGAAGCGGCAAATGTCGCAATTCAGACCCATGGTGGATTCGGCTTTGCTGCCGAATATGATATCGAGCGTAAATTTAGGGAAACCAAGCTGTATCAGGTGGCGCCAATTTCGACCAATTTGATTCTCTCCTATATCGGCCAGCATGTTCTCGACATGCCGCGGTCTTACTGA
- a CDS encoding phosphatidylglycerophosphatase A, whose amino-acid sequence MTEDNHPEAGGYRKLVLFLGSNGGLGYAPVAPGTFGTLAGIPAFYYLSRFSWSLQLLTLATIIFLSFWVCDVAGKYYNEADDGRIVIDELAGYLVTTAFLPFSWPTAILGFIWFRIFDIVKPPPASWFDREMKNGLGVTLDDVMAGIYAAILLRVCLALFS is encoded by the coding sequence ATGACTGAGGACAATCACCCGGAAGCTGGCGGTTATCGAAAATTGGTTTTATTTTTAGGCAGTAACGGTGGCCTGGGTTATGCTCCCGTAGCCCCCGGAACCTTTGGGACATTAGCTGGGATTCCTGCTTTTTATTACCTTTCCCGATTTTCCTGGTCACTGCAACTGCTCACCCTGGCCACCATCATCTTCCTGAGTTTCTGGGTCTGCGATGTTGCTGGAAAATACTATAACGAAGCCGATGACGGGCGAATTGTCATTGATGAATTAGCCGGTTATCTTGTCACCACAGCCTTTCTTCCATTTTCCTGGCCGACAGCAATTCTGGGATTTATCTGGTTCCGGATTTTCGATATTGTTAAACCCCCTCCTGCCAGTTGGTTCGATCGGGAGATGAAAAACGGCCTTGGGGTCACTTTGGACGATGTCATGGCAGGCATTTATGCCGCCATTTTGCTGCGCGTCTGTCTGGCCCTTTTTTCCTAG